From a single Streptomyces sp. NBC_01264 genomic region:
- the mfd gene encoding transcription-repair coupling factor encodes MSLHGLLDAVTRDPALAEAVTAAGDGNRMHVDLVGPAAARPFAIAALAARTGRTVLAVTATGREAEDLAAALRSMLNPDEVAEYPSWETLPHERLSPRSDTVGRRIAVLRRLAHPSKDDPAAGPVSVVVAPIRSVLQPQVKGLGDLVPVSLRQGESVDLGAVTQALAAAAYARVELVEKRGEFAVRGGILDVFPPTEEHPLRVEFWGDEVEEIRYFKVADQRSLEIAEHGLWAPPCRELLLTDEVRERAAALAELHPELGELLHKIAEGIAVEGMESLAPVLVDDMELLIDVLPAGAMAVVCDPERVRTRASDLVATSQEFLMASWAATAGGGEAPIDVGAASLRGIADVREHARELGMMWWSVSPFAADEAELTGGDTLKLGMHAPEAYRGDTARALADTKAWLADGWRTVYLTEGHGPAARTVEVLGGEGIAARLEADVAVLEPSLVHVSCGSLDNGFVDPVLKLAVLTETDLTGQRTATKDLGRMPTRRRKTIDPLTLEVGDYIVHEQHGVGRYIEMVQRTVQGATREYLLVEYAPAKRGQPGDRLYIPTDQLEQVTKYVGGEAPTLHRLGGADWTKTKARAKKAVKEIAADLIKLYSARMAAPGHTFGPDTPWQRELEDAFPYAETPDQLTTIAEVKEDMEKSVPMDRLICGDVGYGKTEIAVRAAFKAVQDGKQVAVLVPTTLLVQQHFGTFSERYAQFPVKVKALSRFQSDSESKATLEGLKEGSVDIVIGTHRLFSQETKFKDLGLVIVDEEQRFGVEHKEQLKKLRANVDVLTMSATPIPRTLEMAVTGIREMSTITTPPEERHPVLTFVGPYEEKQIGAAIRRELLREGQCFYIHNRVESIDRAAAKLREIVPEARIATAHGQMSEQALEQVVVDFWEKKFDVLVSTTIVESGIDISNANTLIVERGDNFGLSQLHQLRGRVGRGRERGYAYFLYPPEKPLTETAHERLATIAQHTEMGAGMYVAMKDLEIRGAGNLLGGEQSGHIAGVGFDLYIRMVGEAVADYRSAVDGAVEEEPPLEVKIELPVDAHVPHDYAPGERLRLQAYRSIAAANSEEDVKAVREELTDRYGKLPEPVENLLLVAGLRMLARACGVGDITLQGPNIRFGPVELRESQELRLKRLYPGSVIKPTASQVLVPRPKTARVGGKPLVGRELLGWTGEFLATILGS; translated from the coding sequence ATGAGCCTGCACGGACTGCTCGACGCCGTCACCCGGGACCCCGCACTCGCCGAAGCGGTCACCGCGGCCGGGGACGGCAACCGCATGCACGTGGACCTCGTCGGCCCGGCCGCCGCGCGGCCCTTCGCCATCGCCGCACTGGCAGCCCGTACCGGGCGCACCGTGCTCGCGGTGACCGCCACCGGGCGGGAGGCGGAGGACCTGGCCGCGGCCCTGCGCTCGATGCTCAACCCGGACGAGGTGGCGGAGTACCCCTCCTGGGAGACGCTGCCGCACGAACGGCTGAGCCCGCGCAGCGACACCGTGGGCCGCCGGATCGCCGTACTGCGCCGCCTCGCGCACCCGAGCAAGGACGACCCCGCGGCCGGCCCGGTCTCCGTGGTCGTCGCGCCGATCCGTTCCGTGCTCCAGCCGCAGGTCAAGGGGCTCGGGGACCTGGTCCCGGTGAGCCTGCGCCAGGGCGAGAGCGTGGACCTCGGCGCGGTGACGCAGGCACTGGCCGCAGCCGCGTACGCCCGCGTGGAGCTCGTCGAGAAGCGCGGCGAGTTCGCGGTGCGCGGCGGCATCCTCGACGTGTTCCCGCCGACCGAGGAGCACCCGCTGCGCGTGGAGTTCTGGGGCGACGAGGTCGAGGAGATCCGCTACTTCAAGGTCGCCGACCAGCGTTCCCTGGAGATCGCCGAGCACGGCCTGTGGGCCCCGCCCTGCCGGGAACTGCTGCTCACCGACGAGGTGCGCGAGCGCGCCGCGGCCCTCGCCGAGCTCCACCCCGAGCTGGGCGAACTGCTCCACAAGATCGCCGAAGGGATCGCCGTCGAGGGCATGGAGTCCCTGGCCCCGGTCCTGGTCGACGACATGGAGCTGCTGATCGACGTACTGCCCGCCGGCGCCATGGCCGTCGTGTGCGACCCGGAGCGGGTGCGGACGCGGGCCTCGGACCTGGTGGCCACCTCGCAGGAGTTCCTGATGGCCTCCTGGGCCGCCACCGCCGGTGGTGGCGAGGCCCCCATCGACGTGGGCGCCGCCTCGCTCCGCGGGATCGCCGACGTACGGGAGCACGCGCGCGAGCTCGGCATGATGTGGTGGTCGGTGTCCCCGTTCGCCGCCGACGAGGCGGAGCTGACCGGCGGAGACACGCTCAAGCTCGGCATGCACGCCCCCGAGGCCTACCGCGGCGACACCGCCCGCGCGCTCGCCGACACCAAGGCCTGGCTCGCCGACGGCTGGCGCACGGTCTACCTCACCGAGGGCCACGGCCCGGCCGCCCGTACCGTCGAGGTGCTCGGCGGCGAGGGCATCGCGGCCCGCCTGGAGGCGGACGTCGCCGTCCTGGAGCCCTCGCTGGTCCACGTCTCGTGCGGCTCCCTCGACAACGGCTTCGTCGACCCGGTCCTGAAGCTCGCCGTCCTGACCGAGACCGACCTGACCGGCCAGCGCACCGCCACCAAGGACCTCGGCCGGATGCCGACCCGGCGCCGCAAGACGATCGACCCGCTCACGCTGGAGGTCGGCGACTACATCGTCCACGAGCAGCACGGCGTCGGCCGCTACATCGAGATGGTGCAGCGCACCGTGCAGGGCGCCACCCGCGAGTACCTGCTCGTCGAGTACGCGCCGGCCAAGCGCGGCCAGCCCGGCGACCGCCTCTACATCCCCACCGACCAGCTGGAGCAGGTCACCAAGTACGTCGGCGGCGAGGCCCCGACCCTGCACCGGCTCGGCGGCGCCGACTGGACCAAGACCAAGGCGCGCGCGAAGAAGGCGGTCAAGGAGATCGCCGCCGACCTCATCAAGCTCTACAGCGCCCGCATGGCGGCCCCCGGCCACACCTTCGGCCCCGACACCCCCTGGCAGCGCGAGCTGGAGGACGCCTTCCCGTACGCGGAGACCCCCGACCAGCTCACCACCATCGCCGAGGTCAAGGAGGACATGGAGAAGTCGGTCCCCATGGACCGCCTCATCTGCGGTGACGTGGGCTACGGAAAGACCGAGATCGCGGTCCGCGCCGCGTTCAAGGCGGTCCAGGACGGCAAACAGGTCGCCGTCCTCGTCCCGACCACGCTGCTGGTGCAGCAGCACTTCGGCACCTTCTCCGAGCGGTACGCGCAGTTCCCGGTCAAGGTGAAGGCGCTGTCGCGCTTCCAGAGCGACAGCGAGTCCAAGGCGACGCTGGAGGGCCTGAAGGAGGGCTCCGTCGACATCGTCATCGGCACGCACCGGCTGTTCTCCCAGGAGACCAAGTTCAAGGACCTGGGCCTGGTCATCGTCGACGAGGAGCAGCGGTTCGGCGTCGAGCACAAGGAGCAGCTGAAGAAGCTGCGGGCCAACGTCGACGTGCTGACCATGTCCGCGACCCCCATCCCGCGCACCCTGGAGATGGCGGTGACCGGCATCCGCGAGATGTCCACGATCACCACCCCGCCCGAGGAGCGCCACCCGGTCCTGACCTTCGTCGGCCCCTACGAGGAGAAGCAGATCGGCGCCGCGATCCGCCGCGAGCTGCTCCGCGAGGGCCAGTGCTTCTACATCCACAACCGGGTCGAGTCCATCGACCGGGCGGCCGCCAAGCTCCGCGAGATCGTGCCCGAGGCGCGCATCGCGACGGCGCACGGCCAGATGTCCGAACAGGCCCTGGAACAGGTCGTGGTGGACTTCTGGGAGAAGAAGTTCGACGTCCTGGTCTCCACGACGATCGTCGAATCCGGCATCGACATCTCCAACGCCAACACCCTCATCGTCGAGCGCGGCGACAACTTCGGCCTCTCCCAGCTGCACCAGCTGCGCGGCCGCGTGGGCCGTGGCCGCGAGCGCGGGTACGCGTACTTCCTGTACCCGCCGGAGAAGCCGCTGACCGAGACCGCGCACGAGCGGCTCGCGACGATCGCCCAGCACACCGAGATGGGCGCTGGCATGTACGTGGCGATGAAGGACCTGGAGATCCGCGGCGCGGGCAACCTGCTCGGCGGCGAGCAGTCCGGCCACATCGCGGGCGTCGGCTTCGACCTCTACATCCGGATGGTCGGCGAGGCCGTGGCCGACTACCGGTCGGCCGTCGACGGAGCGGTCGAGGAGGAGCCGCCGCTGGAGGTCAAGATCGAGCTGCCGGTCGACGCGCACGTCCCGCACGACTACGCGCCGGGCGAGCGGCTGCGCCTCCAGGCGTACCGGTCCATCGCGGCGGCCAACTCCGAAGAGGACGTCAAGGCGGTCCGCGAGGAACTCACCGACCGCTACGGCAAGCTGCCGGAGCCGGTGGAGAACCTGCTGCTGGTGGCCGGACTGCGGATGCTCGCCCGCGCCTGCGGGGTCGGTGACATCACCCTCCAGGGACCCAACATCCGCTTCGGGCCGGTGGAGTTGCGCGAGTCGCAGGAGCTGCGGCTGAAGCGGCTCTACCCCGGCTCGGTGATCAAGCCGACCGCCTCGCAGGTGCTGGTGCCGCGGCCGAAGACCGCCCGGGTGGGTGGGAAGCCGCTGGTCGGACGGGAACTGCTCGGCTGGACCGGGGAGTTCCTCGCCACGATCCTCGGCTCGTAG
- a CDS encoding type II toxin-antitoxin system Phd/YefM family antitoxin, translating to MAGPPLSRALEYTREAARQYTVHEKKTHFSKILEIVATGKEVIISKAGEPEAKVVPLAGKVRRTDRGSVTEPVVLREDFDDMSDDSGFAEAFGLLPTPGIEAAESGRGGCPPTTRTP from the coding sequence ATGGCTGGTCCACCTCTGTCCCGTGCCCTGGAGTACACGAGGGAAGCGGCCCGGCAGTACACCGTCCACGAAAAGAAGACCCACTTCTCCAAGATCCTGGAGATCGTCGCCACCGGCAAAGAGGTCATCATCAGCAAGGCCGGAGAGCCGGAGGCCAAGGTCGTCCCGCTCGCGGGGAAGGTCCGGCGGACCGACCGGGGGTCGGTCACCGAGCCCGTCGTCCTCCGCGAAGACTTCGACGACATGTCCGACGATTCCGGCTTCGCCGAGGCCTTCGGACTGCTCCCTACCCCTGGCATCGAGGCTGCGGAATCCGGGCGGGGCGGCTGCCCGCCCACCACAAGGACCCCTTAG
- a CDS encoding ABC transporter permease, with amino-acid sequence MTVMKTARRNFFAHKGRMALSAVAVLLSVAFVCGTLVFTDTMNTTFDKLFAVTNSNVTVTPKEAESGGETPDTGKPQALPASLVAQVKKAEGVKSVEGGVSSMAVTVVNSKNENLGSTTGAPTFAGNWTENELKSMKIIEGQAPRGPTDVMIDSDTAKKHHLGLGDDIRTIAVTGDIRSKITGIAAFTVTNPGATVVYFDTATAQQKLLGAPDTFTHLNVTAKDGVSDAQLKANVAAAVGADTYKLQTAKEAADANKKSMDFLDIMKWVMLGFAAIAFLVGIFLIFNTFSMLVAQRTREIGLMRAIGADSGQVLKSVVIEALLLGVVGSVLGVAAGVGLAVGLMQLMSQMGMSLSTEDLTIAWTTPVTGIVLGVVVTVVSAFIPARRAGKVSPMAALRESGTPGDKKAGRIRAALGLGLTGIGAAALYLAGTADAAGTGAQWLGLGVLFTLIGFIVIGPLLAGVVVRALSAPVLRPFGSIGRLAERNALRNPRRTGATAAALMIGLALVACLSVVGSSMVASATDELDKSVGADFIVQSQTGQPVVPQAEEALRATPGLAHVTAYREVDAKITAPDGTTESDGIGVQDPTYAQDVRRKTTAGEHADAYKPGSMSVGSEYATKHQVKLGDEMTVAFTGGKTAKLKVAAITSDEGNLDKGMKYVSTAVAQANLPADKMPRPFMVLATAKDGQDDAAYAAVKSALAEYPQYQVLNQTDYKQALKDQVGQLLNVVYALLALAIIVAVLGVVNTLALSVVERTREIGLMRAIGLSRRQLRRMIRLESVVIALFGALLGLGLGMGWGATAHQLLALEGMKILEIPWPTILGVFAGSALVGLLAALVPAFRAGRMNVLNAIASE; translated from the coding sequence ATGACCGTCATGAAGACCGCGCGGCGCAATTTCTTCGCGCACAAGGGACGCATGGCGCTCTCCGCCGTGGCCGTCCTGCTGTCCGTCGCCTTCGTCTGCGGGACGCTGGTGTTCACGGACACCATGAACACCACCTTCGACAAGCTGTTCGCGGTCACCAACTCCAATGTCACGGTCACCCCGAAGGAGGCCGAGAGCGGCGGGGAGACCCCCGACACCGGCAAGCCGCAGGCGCTGCCCGCCTCCCTCGTCGCGCAGGTGAAGAAGGCCGAGGGCGTCAAGTCCGTCGAGGGCGGCGTCTCCTCGATGGCGGTCACCGTCGTCAACTCGAAGAACGAGAACCTCGGTTCGACCACCGGAGCTCCGACCTTCGCGGGCAACTGGACCGAGAACGAACTGAAGTCGATGAAGATCATCGAGGGGCAGGCCCCGCGAGGCCCCACCGACGTGATGATCGACAGCGACACCGCGAAGAAGCACCACCTGGGGCTGGGCGACGACATCCGCACCATCGCCGTCACCGGCGACATCCGCTCCAAGATCACCGGCATCGCCGCCTTCACTGTGACCAACCCGGGCGCGACCGTCGTCTACTTCGACACCGCCACCGCGCAGCAGAAGCTGCTCGGCGCCCCGGACACCTTCACCCACCTGAACGTCACCGCCAAGGACGGGGTGAGCGACGCGCAGCTCAAGGCGAACGTGGCCGCCGCCGTCGGCGCCGACACCTACAAGCTGCAGACCGCGAAGGAAGCCGCGGACGCCAACAAGAAGAGCATGGACTTCCTCGACATCATGAAGTGGGTGATGCTCGGCTTCGCCGCGATCGCCTTCCTCGTCGGGATCTTCCTGATCTTCAACACCTTCTCGATGCTGGTCGCCCAGCGCACCCGTGAGATCGGCCTGATGCGGGCCATCGGCGCCGACAGCGGCCAGGTGCTCAAGTCGGTGGTCATCGAGGCCCTGCTGCTCGGCGTGGTCGGCTCGGTCCTCGGCGTCGCCGCTGGCGTCGGCCTGGCCGTCGGCCTGATGCAGCTCATGAGCCAGATGGGCATGAGCCTGTCCACCGAGGACCTGACCATCGCCTGGACCACCCCGGTCACCGGGATCGTCCTCGGTGTCGTCGTCACCGTCGTCTCCGCCTTCATCCCGGCCCGCCGGGCCGGCAAGGTCTCCCCGATGGCCGCCCTGCGTGAGTCCGGCACCCCCGGCGACAAGAAGGCCGGCCGGATCCGCGCCGCCCTGGGCCTGGGCCTCACCGGCATAGGCGCCGCGGCCCTGTACCTGGCCGGCACCGCCGACGCCGCGGGCACCGGAGCGCAGTGGCTGGGGCTGGGCGTCCTGTTCACCCTCATCGGCTTCATCGTGATCGGCCCGCTCCTCGCGGGCGTCGTGGTCCGGGCCCTGTCCGCCCCGGTGCTGCGGCCCTTCGGCTCCATAGGCCGCCTCGCCGAGCGCAACGCGCTGCGCAACCCGCGCCGCACCGGCGCCACCGCCGCCGCGCTGATGATCGGCCTCGCGCTGGTCGCCTGCCTGTCGGTGGTCGGCTCCTCGATGGTGGCCTCGGCCACCGACGAGCTCGACAAGTCGGTCGGCGCGGACTTCATCGTCCAGTCCCAGACCGGGCAGCCGGTCGTACCGCAGGCCGAGGAGGCGCTGCGGGCCACGCCGGGCCTGGCGCACGTCACCGCCTACCGGGAGGTCGACGCCAAGATCACCGCCCCCGACGGCACCACCGAGTCGGACGGGATCGGGGTCCAGGACCCCACGTACGCCCAGGACGTCCGCCGCAAGACGACGGCCGGCGAGCACGCGGACGCGTACAAGCCGGGCTCGATGTCGGTGGGCTCCGAGTACGCGACCAAGCACCAGGTCAAGCTCGGTGACGAGATGACGGTCGCCTTCACGGGCGGCAAGACCGCCAAGCTCAAGGTCGCGGCGATCACCAGCGACGAGGGCAACCTCGACAAGGGCATGAAGTACGTCAGCACGGCCGTCGCCCAGGCGAACCTGCCGGCCGACAAGATGCCCCGGCCCTTCATGGTGCTGGCCACCGCGAAGGACGGCCAGGACGACGCCGCCTACGCGGCGGTCAAGTCGGCGCTGGCCGAGTACCCGCAGTACCAGGTGCTCAACCAGACGGACTACAAGCAGGCGCTGAAGGACCAGGTCGGCCAGCTGCTGAACGTGGTCTACGCCCTCCTCGCCCTCGCGATCATCGTCGCGGTCCTGGGCGTCGTGAACACCCTGGCCCTCTCGGTGGTCGAGCGGACCCGCGAGATCGGCCTGATGCGCGCCATCGGCCTCTCCCGCCGCCAGCTGCGCCGCATGATCCGCCTGGAGTCGGTGGTCATCGCCCTCTTCGGCGCCCTCCTGGGCCTCGGCCTGGGCATGGGCTGGGGCGCCACCGCCCACCAGCTCCTCGCACTGGAGGGCATGAAGATCCTCGAGATCCCGTGGCCCACCATCCTCGGCGTGTTCGCCGGCTCCGCCCTGGTCGGCCTGCTGGCCGCCCTGGTCCCGGCCTTCCGGGCGGGCCGGATGAACGTCCTGAACGCGATCGCCAGCGAGTAG
- a CDS encoding ABC transporter ATP-binding protein, whose protein sequence is MTETRHGGTGGHEAVAARARKVVKAYGSGETRVVALDAVDVDIHRGQFTAIMGPSGSGKSTLMHCLAGLDTVTSGQIFLDDTEITGLKDKKLTQLRRDRIGFIFQAFNLLPTLNALENITLPMDIAGRKADAEWLNRVVETVGLAGRLKHRPTELSGGQQQRVAVARALASRPQIIFGDEPTGNLDSRAGAEVLGFLRRSVNELGQTIVMVTHDPVAASYADRVIFLADGRIVDEMHTPTADQVLDRMKDFDARGRTS, encoded by the coding sequence ATGACCGAAACCAGGCACGGGGGTACTGGAGGGCATGAGGCCGTCGCGGCGCGGGCACGGAAGGTCGTCAAGGCCTACGGCTCCGGCGAGACGCGGGTCGTCGCCCTCGACGCGGTGGACGTGGACATCCACCGCGGCCAGTTCACCGCGATCATGGGGCCCTCGGGCTCCGGCAAGTCCACGCTGATGCACTGCCTGGCCGGTCTGGACACGGTGACGAGCGGCCAGATCTTCCTGGACGACACCGAGATCACCGGGCTGAAGGACAAGAAGCTCACGCAGCTGCGCCGCGACCGGATCGGCTTCATCTTCCAGGCCTTCAACCTGCTGCCGACGCTCAACGCCCTGGAGAACATCACGCTCCCCATGGACATCGCCGGCCGCAAGGCCGACGCGGAGTGGCTGAACCGGGTCGTGGAGACCGTGGGCCTGGCGGGCCGCCTCAAGCACCGTCCGACCGAGCTCTCCGGCGGCCAGCAGCAGCGTGTGGCGGTTGCCCGCGCCCTGGCCTCGCGGCCCCAGATCATCTTCGGCGACGAGCCGACCGGAAACCTCGACTCCCGGGCCGGCGCGGAGGTCCTGGGCTTCCTGCGCCGTTCGGTGAACGAGCTCGGCCAGACCATCGTCATGGTCACGCACGACCCGGTCGCCGCCTCCTACGCGGACCGCGTCATCTTCCTCGCGGACGGCCGGATCGTGGACGAGATGCACACGCCCACCGCCGACCAGGTCCTGGACCGCATGAAGGACTTCGACGCGCGCGGGCGGACGTCATGA